The Exiguobacterium acetylicum genome includes a window with the following:
- a CDS encoding carboxymuconolactone decarboxylase family protein — MATHFESRHETGVKKLSEFTDANAAQSTHDKISESLKDIAPAVGEWITDFAYGEVYSRDGLVNRDRAIVTIASLVTQGTEPQLALHINTGLTAGLTGNEIVEAIMHLVPYTGFPRVLNALEVAKVVFAERGVTVETE; from the coding sequence ATGGCAACTCATTTTGAATCACGTCACGAAACAGGCGTCAAAAAACTCAGCGAATTCACAGACGCAAACGCTGCACAATCGACACATGATAAAATCTCTGAATCCCTGAAAGATATCGCTCCAGCAGTCGGTGAGTGGATCACAGATTTCGCATACGGTGAAGTTTACAGCCGCGATGGTCTCGTCAACCGTGACCGCGCGATCGTCACGATTGCTTCTCTCGTCACACAAGGTACAGAACCACAGCTCGCTCTCCACATTAACACTGGATTAACAGCTGGTTTAACAGGAAACGAAATCGTCGAAGCTATCATGCACCTTGTTCCTTACACTGGATTCCCACGTGTCTTGAACGCACTCGAAGTCGCGAAAGTCGTCTTCGCAGAACGAGGCGTCACAGTCGAAACTGAATAA
- a CDS encoding LysR family transcriptional regulator — translation MDFRQLEYFTEVARFKSFTRAAEHLHVTQPTLSKMVRHLEEELEMELFDRSKRQIALTDAGETLLIEGEKILRQLSDLPSHLYDVMHLTKGTIRLGVPPLIGSLFFPGLLRRFEETYPMIQIELIEAGGHALEKAVVAGEVDLIATVLPSDEHLTTHPFIEEELHLFLPSDHPLADRSIIALEEVADMPFVLFNETFSLHDVVLNACHDAGFTPHVSRISSQWDFLCLLVAEGNAATVLPRSIADRFSIRGVKTIPLKTRVPWHLGIAVPTGRYQSYVTRKWIQFVSDMYSK, via the coding sequence ATGGATTTCCGCCAACTGGAATACTTTACGGAAGTGGCACGCTTCAAAAGCTTCACTCGTGCGGCTGAACATCTCCATGTCACGCAACCGACGCTCAGTAAAATGGTTCGTCACTTAGAAGAAGAACTCGAGATGGAATTGTTCGACCGGAGTAAACGACAAATCGCCCTAACGGATGCCGGTGAGACATTATTGATCGAAGGTGAAAAGATTCTGCGTCAGTTATCCGATTTACCTTCCCATCTCTATGATGTCATGCATCTGACGAAAGGAACGATCCGCCTCGGTGTTCCTCCACTCATCGGCTCGCTGTTTTTCCCGGGTCTCCTGCGGCGTTTCGAAGAGACATATCCAATGATTCAAATCGAATTGATCGAAGCCGGTGGACATGCGTTAGAAAAAGCAGTCGTCGCCGGTGAAGTGGATCTAATCGCAACGGTCCTTCCTTCGGATGAGCATTTAACGACGCATCCCTTCATCGAAGAAGAACTCCATTTGTTTTTACCTAGTGATCATCCACTCGCTGATCGGTCGATAATTGCGTTAGAAGAAGTCGCTGATATGCCATTCGTTTTGTTTAACGAAACGTTCTCGCTTCATGATGTCGTTTTGAATGCTTGTCACGATGCAGGGTTCACACCACACGTTTCCCGAATTAGTTCGCAGTGGGACTTCCTCTGTTTGCTGGTCGCAGAAGGAAATGCTGCGACCGTCCTTCCGCGTTCGATCGCAGATCGCTTTTCGATTCGTGGTGTCAAAACGATTCCCCTGAAAACGCGTGTGCCATGGCATTTAGGAATTGCTGTCCCGACCGGTCGCTATCAATCGTACGTGACGCGAAAATGGATTCAGTTCGTCAGTGATATGTATTCCAAATAA
- a CDS encoding 3-hydroxybutyrate dehydrogenase, with the protein MMKQLEGKVALITGAASGIGLEIAEEFAQEGAKVVIVDLQEEAAKRSAETLREKGFDAFAVAGDVTNEEAIKSSIDQTVAHYGTIDIVINNAGMQHVSPIEEFSTEKFDLLQSIMLRAPFLYTKYVFPIMKKQGSGRILNMSSINGLIGFAGKAAYNSAKHGVIGLTKVAALEGATSGITVNAICPGYVDTPLVQNQLSSLAETRNVPLERVLEEVIYPLVPQQRLLQVKEIADYAIFLASDKAAGVTGQAVVLDGGYTAQ; encoded by the coding sequence ATGATGAAACAACTCGAAGGAAAAGTCGCGTTAATTACAGGAGCAGCAAGCGGAATCGGTCTTGAGATCGCTGAAGAATTCGCTCAAGAAGGCGCGAAGGTCGTCATCGTCGATCTTCAAGAAGAAGCTGCTAAACGCTCAGCTGAAACGCTTCGTGAAAAAGGCTTCGATGCGTTTGCCGTCGCAGGTGACGTGACGAATGAAGAAGCAATCAAATCAAGTATCGATCAGACGGTCGCACATTACGGAACGATTGATATCGTCATCAACAACGCGGGAATGCAACACGTCTCACCAATCGAAGAGTTCTCGACTGAGAAATTCGACTTGCTTCAAAGCATCATGCTTCGTGCACCATTCCTCTATACGAAATACGTCTTCCCGATCATGAAAAAACAAGGCTCTGGACGAATCTTGAACATGTCGTCAATCAACGGATTGATTGGTTTTGCTGGGAAAGCTGCCTATAACAGTGCGAAACACGGCGTCATCGGTTTAACAAAAGTTGCCGCATTAGAAGGAGCAACTTCTGGTATCACGGTCAATGCGATCTGCCCAGGATATGTCGATACACCACTCGTCCAAAACCAATTGTCTTCGCTCGCTGAAACACGAAATGTACCGCTCGAACGTGTACTCGAAGAAGTCATCTACCCACTTGTTCCGCAACAACGTTTACTCCAAGTCAAAGAAATCGCGGATTACGCGATTTTCCTTGCAAGTGACAAAGCGGCAGGTGTTACGGGTCAAGCTGTCGTTCTCGATGGTGGTTATACAGCGCAGTAA
- the pulA gene encoding type I pullulanase, translating into MKQTADMLTLTPQELDERFAYSGNDLGATFSEKAIHVRLWAPTAEHVVIRLYKTLRARKVEEIEMVAGERGTYVVELDRATYEGYFYTFQASINGQKVEAVDPYAKAVGTNGKRGALIDPTSVTPERWIEERPLFHSSQDAVVYELHVRDATSHPASGVVARGTFAGLTEAGTRTPNGGLTGLDYLADLGVTHVQLLPIYDFGSVNETAPNDPDNYNWGYDPVNYFAPEGSYSSNPDDPRTRILELKQLVQALHDRGIRVIMDVVFNHTYDAATVPLGQFVPGYFYRQEADGSLSNGSFCGNDTASERLMMRKFILDCVTYWAKEYHLDGFRFDLMGLHDVETMNQVRHALDRIDPSILIIGEGWDLDTPLDPEEKANYFNAPKMPGIAHFNNGLRDGVKGDVQTPEDRGFISGAFDRTSEVKRGIAGNVSSQGFADEPNQVVSYVEAHDDLTIWDKLSVSRPEDTEEIRRKRQMLANAIILTGQGIPFLHAGQEFFRTKDGIRDSFNAGEVVNRLDYERAETERPAVEYVKGLIALRRQYPMFRLANAAMIKKHLRFLEEGEGVIAFELKRTYEGYVERQRVYHNATEEDITIELPNGEFEVLVESGAVKLHAPRLHEEKQLVIQALTTTVIAERKADYKKYAVAGGAALTIIGLLYAANKRRKKTD; encoded by the coding sequence TTGAAACAAACAGCAGACATGTTGACGCTCACACCGCAAGAACTGGATGAGCGATTTGCCTATAGTGGAAATGATTTAGGAGCGACTTTCTCAGAGAAAGCGATTCACGTGCGATTATGGGCGCCGACAGCAGAGCATGTCGTGATTCGTCTCTACAAGACGTTACGCGCACGAAAAGTCGAAGAGATCGAGATGGTGGCGGGCGAACGGGGAACGTACGTCGTTGAACTCGATCGAGCGACATATGAAGGTTACTTCTATACGTTTCAAGCGAGCATCAACGGACAAAAGGTCGAAGCAGTCGATCCGTATGCAAAAGCCGTCGGAACGAACGGAAAACGCGGTGCGTTGATTGACCCGACAAGTGTGACACCAGAACGATGGATCGAAGAACGCCCACTGTTTCATTCTTCGCAAGACGCAGTTGTCTATGAATTGCATGTACGCGATGCAACGAGTCATCCGGCTAGTGGTGTCGTCGCACGTGGCACATTTGCTGGTCTAACGGAAGCAGGGACGCGGACACCAAATGGTGGATTGACAGGACTTGATTATTTAGCGGATCTCGGTGTGACACATGTCCAGTTACTGCCGATCTACGATTTTGGCTCAGTCAATGAGACAGCACCGAACGACCCGGATAACTATAACTGGGGTTACGACCCAGTGAACTACTTTGCGCCGGAAGGTTCGTATTCATCGAATCCCGATGATCCACGAACGCGGATCCTTGAATTAAAACAATTAGTACAAGCGTTACATGACCGTGGTATCCGTGTCATCATGGACGTCGTCTTCAATCATACGTATGATGCGGCAACAGTTCCGCTTGGTCAGTTCGTTCCTGGATACTTCTATCGTCAAGAGGCAGATGGTAGTCTGTCAAACGGTAGTTTCTGTGGAAATGATACGGCGTCTGAACGTCTGATGATGCGGAAGTTCATCCTTGATTGTGTGACGTACTGGGCGAAAGAATACCACCTGGATGGTTTCCGATTCGACTTGATGGGGCTTCATGATGTTGAGACGATGAATCAAGTACGTCATGCGCTTGATCGTATCGATCCGTCGATTTTAATCATCGGGGAAGGCTGGGATCTCGATACACCACTTGATCCGGAAGAGAAAGCGAATTACTTCAATGCACCGAAAATGCCAGGAATCGCTCATTTCAATAATGGCTTACGAGACGGCGTCAAAGGCGACGTCCAAACGCCGGAAGACCGTGGTTTCATCAGCGGTGCATTCGACCGAACGAGTGAAGTCAAACGGGGAATCGCCGGTAACGTCTCTTCGCAAGGATTTGCCGATGAACCGAATCAGGTCGTGTCGTACGTCGAAGCTCACGATGATTTAACGATTTGGGACAAGTTATCGGTATCTCGTCCAGAGGATACGGAAGAGATTCGACGTAAGCGTCAAATGCTCGCAAATGCGATCATCTTGACGGGACAAGGAATTCCTTTCCTCCACGCTGGACAAGAATTTTTCCGAACGAAGGACGGTATTCGTGACAGCTTCAATGCCGGAGAGGTCGTCAATCGTCTCGACTACGAACGGGCGGAAACAGAGCGTCCGGCAGTTGAGTACGTCAAAGGACTGATTGCCCTTCGTCGTCAGTATCCGATGTTCCGTCTCGCAAATGCGGCGATGATTAAAAAACATCTGCGCTTCCTTGAAGAAGGGGAAGGTGTTATTGCCTTTGAACTAAAACGCACCTATGAAGGATATGTCGAGCGGCAACGTGTCTACCACAATGCGACGGAAGAGGATATCACGATTGAATTGCCAAACGGTGAATTCGAGGTATTGGTTGAGTCGGGGGCCGTTAAGTTGCACGCACCACGGTTGCACGAAGAGAAACAGTTAGTCATCCAAGCATTGACGACGACGGTCATTGCCGAACGAAAAGCGGACTATAAGAAATATGCGGTGGCAGGTGGTGCTGCATTAACGATCATCGGATTGTTGTACGCAGCGAACAAGCGTCGAAAGAAGACTGATTAA
- a CDS encoding YajQ family cyclic di-GMP-binding protein, with the protein MAAKDNSFDIVSQINIEEVKNAVQIALKEITNRFDFKGSKSDMKLEKEDLILISDDDFKLDQVKDVLTAKLIKRDVPTKNLQYEKVEQAAGNTVRQRVILKSGIDRDDAKKINNAVKESKLKVKTQIQDDQIRVTGKSRDDLQQVMQIVRELPLSVDVQFINFR; encoded by the coding sequence ATGGCAGCAAAAGATAATTCATTTGATATCGTGTCACAAATCAACATCGAGGAAGTGAAGAACGCGGTTCAGATTGCACTGAAGGAAATCACGAACCGCTTCGACTTTAAAGGTTCAAAGAGTGACATGAAGCTTGAAAAAGAGGATTTGATTTTGATCTCAGATGACGATTTCAAACTCGATCAAGTCAAAGACGTCTTAACAGCAAAATTGATCAAGCGAGACGTTCCGACTAAAAACCTGCAGTACGAAAAAGTCGAGCAGGCTGCCGGTAATACGGTCCGTCAACGTGTCATCCTCAAAAGTGGAATCGATCGTGACGATGCGAAAAAGATCAACAACGCCGTCAAGGAATCAAAATTAAAAGTGAAGACACAGATCCAAGATGACCAAATCCGCGTCACAGGTAAATCACGAGACGACTTACAACAAGTCATGCAGATCGTTCGTGAGCTTCCATTATCAGTCGACGTTCAATTCATTAACTTCCGTTAA
- a CDS encoding YycC family protein translates to MKPLQLSAETAVELSKRLNVPLEQLMHMPRHILIQKLVELEQEQAKTETDPSNETES, encoded by the coding sequence ATGAAACCTTTACAACTATCCGCTGAGACGGCTGTCGAACTTTCGAAACGTCTGAACGTACCCCTCGAGCAATTGATGCATATGCCCCGCCATATCTTGATTCAAAAGCTCGTCGAATTAGAGCAAGAACAAGCGAAAACAGAAACTGACCCGTCTAACGAAACTGAATCTTAA
- a CDS encoding site-2 protease family protein gives MFGFEDLWKFFLSFFLLLPIVTLIHEMGHYFFARLFGGNMEINIGSGKSLLRVGPIRLNRIYFWDGWCQYEALRHETKFANIMVYAGGSIANLVSILVVNGLIYAGVFEASIFTYQFAYFSFYFVFFSLFPIDHPNGYPSDGKAIINVFRYGKSDYHPQS, from the coding sequence ATGTTTGGTTTTGAGGATTTATGGAAATTCTTTTTGTCGTTCTTTTTACTGTTGCCTATCGTGACATTGATTCATGAGATGGGGCATTACTTTTTTGCCCGATTGTTCGGTGGAAACATGGAGATCAATATTGGTTCCGGAAAATCGTTACTTCGTGTCGGACCGATTCGACTGAATCGTATCTATTTTTGGGATGGGTGGTGTCAATATGAGGCACTACGTCATGAAACGAAATTTGCTAACATTATGGTCTATGCAGGTGGATCGATCGCAAACTTAGTGAGTATCTTAGTCGTCAATGGTCTCATTTATGCTGGTGTGTTCGAGGCATCGATTTTTACGTACCAATTCGCATATTTCTCATTCTATTTCGTCTTTTTCTCACTCTTTCCGATTGATCATCCGAATGGTTATCCGAGTGACGGGAAAGCAATCATTAATGTCTTTCGATACGGTAAATCAGATTATCATCCGCAATCCTAG